A region of the Agromyces sp. CF514 genome:
ACACCCAAACCGGAAACCAGCTGAGAACACCAAGAGGAGAAAGGTTCAATCCTAGACTTGAAATCACCGAGTCGCATTCCTGCGCCTTCGAGGTTATTTGGCTAGAACCGCACCCGACCATCCGGCCCGAAGACCCGACCGCCGCGGCGACATGGATAAACATACGCACCCCCACCCCGACCACACAAATCCAACACACACCCCGGGCGTGTCGCACGCATGCCGGGGCACCCGGTGCGCTGGACGCGACATCCGCTCGCCTCTGGTCACCCGCCGCCGTTAGCATTCAGCGAACCCGACGAGGAGCCCGATGACGAACGAACTCGCCCACTCCGCACCCGCCGCATCACCCGCCGGCTGGTACCCCGATCCGAGCGGAGCGCCGACGCTCCGCTGGTGGGACGGCCTCCGTTGGACCGAGCACACCACGGCCGGCGCGGCCGGCGCATCGGGCGCGCCCGTGCTGCGACCCTACGGCGAGCATCTCGTCCACACGCAGGTGCCGGCGGGGACCCCGACCTCGACGCCGTGGATCTGGCTGATGATCGCGCTCCCGCTGCTCGGCGTGATCCCCCTGTTCGGCTTCGACATGACCGGCTACATGGTCGATTCGATCACCGACCCGATGGCGCAGTTCCGCATGTACCTCGACCCCTGGTACCTCAGCGCACTCGTCCTCGGCTGGACCGCCTACGGGCTCGGGGTCTGGTTCGCCGCCCTCGACCGCGCCGAGCTGCGACGTCGGGGCTTCGGCCGGCAGTTCCACTGGGCCTGGACGTTCCTGTCGAGCCTCGTCTACGTGATCGGCCGGTCAGTGGTGGTCAAGCGACAGGCCGGGCGCGGCACCGCACCCATGCACGTCGCGATCTGGACGACCGTCGCGACGTTCATCGGCACCATGATCTGGGTGATCGTCATGACGGCGCAATTGGTGCAGGCGACCATGGAGTACTCCGGCGCGTACGCCGGGGCGCTGTAGCAGCGGCATCCGCTGGTCTCGGGACGGCACCGCGGAGGCGCCTGACCGGTCGCGGGTCAGGGCTGCAGCATCACCTTGACCGCGCGGCGCTCGTCCATCGCGGCGTACGCCTCGGCCGCGTCGGCGAGCGACAGCTTCAGGTCGAAGACGAGTCCGGGCTCGATCGCGCCCGAGAGCACGTCGGGCAGCAGTTCCTCGATGTAGCCGCGCACGGGTGCGACGCCCCCGTTGACGCCGACGTTGCGATTGAAGAGCGGGCGAACGGGCAGCTCGGGCCCGCCGTTCGGCGCGCCGACGTAGCCGACCATGCCGCCCGGTCGGGTCGAACGGATCGCCTGGTCCATCGACTCCTTGGTGCCCACGCACTCGAGCACGCGATCGGCGCCGATGCCGCCGGTGAGCGCCTGCACCGCGGCCACGCCCTCGTCGCCGCGCTCCTCGACGATGTGGGTCGCTCCGAACGTGCGCGCGAGCGCCTGCCGGTCGGCGTGCCGCGACATCGCGATGATCGTCGTGGCGCCGAGGCGCTTCGCGGCGATGATCGCGCAGAGGCCGACGGCACCGTCGCCCACGACCGCGACCGAGTCGCCGGGCCCGACGCCCGCCGAGACGGCCGCGTGATGGCCGGTGCCCATGACGTCGCTCAGGGTCAGGAGTCCGGGCACGAGATCGGCGGTGACCTCTTCGCGGACCGGCACGAGCGTGCCGTCGGCGAGGGGAACGCGCACGCGCTCGCCCTGCCCGCCGTCGGCGAAGCCGCCGAGCCGGTCGCCGCCGCCCCACCATCCGCCGTTCAGGCACGAGGTGCTGACGCCGTTGCGGCAGTTCGCGCAGATGTTGTCGCACACGTAGAAGGGTGCGATCACGAAGTCCCCGACGTCGATGAGCGTCACGTCGTCACCCACAGCCTCGACGACGCCCACGAACTCGTGCCCGATGCGGTGGGGCTCGTGCGTCGGGGTCACGCCGCGATACGGCCAGAGGTCGGACCCGCAGACGCAGGCCGCCACGACGCGCACGACGGCGTCGCCGCCGGTCGAGAGCACGGGGTCGGGAACGGTCTCGACGCGGATGTCGCGGGCGGCGTGGATCACGGTGGCGAGCATGGTTCGAGCCTACGCGCGGAGACCGCCGCGGAGTAGGGCGGAGGGGAGCAGGGGCGCGGGCCTCGATACGGCGCAGGGCGCCTGCTCGACCGGCGAGCGGCTGGGCGCTGCGGATCAGACGTGCGGGACGAACTCCTGCCAGGCGATCCGCTTCTCGCGGCGCGGGTCGACCGCGACCCGGTCGACCGCGTCGAAGACGAGGGTGCGCCGCATCCGCTCGTCGTAGCGGGGCCAGCCCTCGCAGGGCGCGCCGGAGGCCGCGAACGACACCCAGTGCGCCTGCATCCGTCGTCCGACCCCGCGGTAGAGGCGTCGCCCGCCGAGCAGGGTGAGCCCGGCACCGGTGAGCGTGTCGAACTTCTCGAACAGGGCGAACAGCTCGAGGCCGTGCGTCGCGTCGAGGCCCAAGAGGCGGGGCATCCGAGGGGCTGCGTCGAAGCGGTAGAACCAGACCGGCTCGTACCGCGAGTGCCGCTCGGCGACCTTCACGGTCGGGAACCAGAACGTGAAGTCCCCGGCGAAGTCGGCCGCCGGGCGACGTTCGGGCAGGCCGGGGTACTGGCGCTTGATGGCCTTGCGCGACTTCTTGCGCGTGTTCGCGAAGATCGCGCGGATGCGCGGCTTCGTGGTCGGGAGGATGTCGATGCGCCCGGCGAACAGCGACCCCTCGCGGTCGTTCGTGCCGATCAGCAGCGGTATGCGGTGCGCCGTGCCGTCGCGGAACGCGTCGAGCGGACGCTCCGGCAGGAACTCGCCGTCGATCACGGGCGCGAGGCTGATCGTGCCGGGGCTCTCGTCGGGCGTGCGCTGCGCCAGCCTGGTCGTCGCGTCGGCGAGCACGCGGGGGCTCGCCGCCAGGAGCATCGCGGCCGCGTCCTCGCCCGACTCGCTCTCGAGGTCGTCGTCGTCGACCAGGCGGCTGAGCGTGCCGA
Encoded here:
- a CDS encoding DUF2510 domain-containing protein → MTNELAHSAPAASPAGWYPDPSGAPTLRWWDGLRWTEHTTAGAAGASGAPVLRPYGEHLVHTQVPAGTPTSTPWIWLMIALPLLGVIPLFGFDMTGYMVDSITDPMAQFRMYLDPWYLSALVLGWTAYGLGVWFAALDRAELRRRGFGRQFHWAWTFLSSLVYVIGRSVVVKRQAGRGTAPMHVAIWTTVATFIGTMIWVIVMTAQLVQATMEYSGAYAGAL
- a CDS encoding zinc-dependent alcohol dehydrogenase family protein, whose translation is MLATVIHAARDIRVETVPDPVLSTGGDAVVRVVAACVCGSDLWPYRGVTPTHEPHRIGHEFVGVVEAVGDDVTLIDVGDFVIAPFYVCDNICANCRNGVSTSCLNGGWWGGGDRLGGFADGGQGERVRVPLADGTLVPVREEVTADLVPGLLTLSDVMGTGHHAAVSAGVGPGDSVAVVGDGAVGLCAIIAAKRLGATTIIAMSRHADRQALARTFGATHIVEERGDEGVAAVQALTGGIGADRVLECVGTKESMDQAIRSTRPGGMVGYVGAPNGGPELPVRPLFNRNVGVNGGVAPVRGYIEELLPDVLSGAIEPGLVFDLKLSLADAAEAYAAMDERRAVKVMLQP
- a CDS encoding carboxylesterase/lipase family protein, which produces MLVGGGIRTDDLVVDTDRGAVRGVRRRGLRMWRGIPYAASTEGEGRFRAPAPRAGWGDVLDAAEFGPVAPQNRRGQFIGAHPRLPRSEDCLRVNVTAPDAAGGPLRPVMVFVHGGAYSVGSSDEYPRQGEGLVRRHGVVYVSLNYRLGALGWLDFRAYAGPRHPFEANVGLRDQVAALEWVRRNIAAFGGDPDRVTLFGESSGANSVTTLMAVPAAEGLFSRAIAQSSPANAVYLPEVAARWAAEYVGTLSRLVDDDDLESESGEDAAAMLLAASPRVLADATTRLAQRTPDESPGTISLAPVIDGEFLPERPLDAFRDGTAHRIPLLIGTNDREGSLFAGRIDILPTTKPRIRAIFANTRKKSRKAIKRQYPGLPERRPAADFAGDFTFWFPTVKVAERHSRYEPVWFYRFDAAPRMPRLLGLDATHGLELFALFEKFDTLTGAGLTLLGGRRLYRGVGRRMQAHWVSFAASGAPCEGWPRYDERMRRTLVFDAVDRVAVDPRREKRIAWQEFVPHV